The following coding sequences are from one Capsicum annuum cultivar UCD-10X-F1 chromosome 3, UCD10Xv1.1, whole genome shotgun sequence window:
- the LOC107862401 gene encoding UDP-glycosyltransferase 90A1: MGTVASPHFVIFPFMSHGHTIPLLHLATLLRQRFIAVTVFTTPANAPSIRDFLQDVSISIIELPFPKGVLGIPSGVENTEKLPSMSYFYQFASATKLMKPLFEQALSVLQHPPTCIISDAFLGWTQESAEKFGIPRYFFFGMSIFATTLYQLLGIERPHAETTSPDEPFTFSSFPWLKLTRNDFEPPFGDLQPKGLAVDFMLEQGISFAKSRGMITNSLYKLEPRFADYFNQHLGPKSWCVGPLCLAKQPITTDNNKHETWRKWLNNKLTEKQPVLYVAFGTQAEVSAEQIQEIAKGLELSNTYFIWVTRQKVLDHLAGFEDRVKNRALIVKEWVDQSEVLRHKSIKGFLSHCGWNSVLESICAKVPILALPFMAEQHINARMVTEEIGVGLRIMPRNGSVRGFVEAEEVEKMARELMEGERGEGVRNKVKELGENAEEAVKEGGSSWSTLGLLIDDACAGKL, translated from the exons ATGGGGACAGTCGCATCACCACACTTTGTGATATTTCCTTTCATGTCTCATGGCCACACCATCCCTCTCCTTCACCTTGCCACCCTTTTGCGCCAGCGTTTCATCGCTGTCACCGTCTTCACCACCCCTGCAAACGCCCCCTCCATTCGCGATTTTCTACAAGACGTATCCATCTCCATTATTGAACTCCCTTTTCCTAAAGGTGTACTAGGCATCCCTTCCGGTGTTGAAAATACAGAGAAGCTTCCTTCCATGTCTTATTTCTATCAATTCGCTAGCGCTACAAAGCTGATGAAGCCGCTCTTCGAGCAGGCTCTGTCAGTTTTGCAGCATCCACCTACATGCATCATATCTGACGCGTTTCTTGGATGGACTCAAGAGTCAGCTGAAAAATTTGGTATCCCTAGGTACTTTTTCTTTGGTATGAGTATTTTCGCAACGACCCTATATCAACTCCTTGGTATAGAACGCCCTCATGCTGAAACTACTTCACCAGACGAGCCTTTTACGTTTTCAAGTTTTCCATGGTTGAAATTGACAAGAAATGATTTTGAGCCTCCATTTGGAGACCTTCAGCCAAAAGGTCTAGCCGTGGACTTTATGTTAGAGCAAG GTATATCTTTTGCAAAGAGCCGTGGCATGATCACCAACAGCCTTTACAAACTAGAACCAAGATTTGCAGATTATTTCAACCAACACCTCGGACCAAAATCATGGTGTGTTGGTCCTCTTTGCCTAGCCAAACAGCCCATCACAACCGACAACAACAAACACGAAACATGGAGGAAATGGCTCAACAATAAATTAACCGAAAAACAGCCCGTTCTGTACGTAGCATTTGGTACTCAAGCAGAAGTTTCTGCCGAACAAATACAAGAAATTGCAAAGGGACTTGAATTATCCAACACATATTTCATATGGGTGACAAGACAAAAAGTTCTGGATCATTTGGCAGGGTTCGAGGACAGGGTAAAAAATAGAGCATTAATAGTGAAAGAATGGGTAGATCAGAGTGAAGTGTTGAGGCACAAAAGCATCAAAGGGTTTTTGAGTCACTGCGGATGGAACTCAGTCTTGGAAAGTATATGTGCTAAAGTACCTATTTTGGCGCTACCATTTATGGCTGAACAACACATAAATGCAAGAATGGTAACTGAGGAAATTGGAGTGGgattgaggattatgccaagaaaTGGATCAGTGAGGGGTTTTGTTGAAGCtgaagaagttgagaaaatggCGAGAGAGTTAATGGAAGGTGAAAGGGGAGAAGGTGTGAGGAACAAAGTGAAGGAATTGGGAGAAAATGCAGAGGAAGCTGTGAAAGAAGGTGGCTCATCTTGGTCCACGTTAGGCCTTCTTATTGATGATGCATGCGCCGGAAAACTTTGA